The Mastacembelus armatus chromosome 9, fMasArm1.2, whole genome shotgun sequence genome contains a region encoding:
- the ptgesl gene encoding prostaglandin E synthase 2 codes for MAAACARALGKVGWSVLESPAARRPGTVSYLAGKRSAPEFSRAYGTGGAGVRSKLLSSVRSGGGRVLSCAFLLGGGLGLYQTVKLSVQQHRAEEQPQVPGRGLKLTLYQYKTCPFCSKVRAFLDYHGLPYEIVEVNPVMRQEIKWSTYRKVPILMVDGDVQLNDSSVIISSLGTYLINKDKSMSEIIRCYPEMKSVNDKGKEVIEHNNKYWLMLSEADTLAVYPVKEMQKEEMKWRAWADDWLVHLISPNVYRTTGEALASFDYIVREGKFGNFEGFFAKYVGAAAMFFISKRLKSRHNLQDDVRQDLYKAVNDWVAAIGKERKFMGGDHPNLADLVREHTCASLQAVFGVLRVMEGLQAFDDMMENTKVKHWYRRMERATLNHEGRK; via the exons ATGGCAGCCGCCTGCGCCAGAGCTCTAGGTAAGGTCGGCTGGTCGGTTTTGGAGTCTCCAGCCGCCCGCCGGCCCGGGACAGTCTCCTACCTGGCAGGGAAAAGAAGCGCACCCGAGTTTAGTAGGGCGTACGGTACCGGTGGAGCAGGGGTCCGGTCCAAACTGTTGTCCTCTGTGCGGAGTGGGGGGGGCAGGGTGCTGAGCTGCGCCTTCCTGCTCGGTGGAGGTCTGGGTCTGTATCAGACCGTGAAGCTCTCTGTGCAGCAGCACCGGGCCGAGGAGCAGCCCCAG GTCCCAGGTAGAGGCCTGAAGCTGACTCTGTACCAGTACAAGACCTGCCCGTTCTGCAGCAAGGTGCGGGCCTTCCTGGACTACCACGGGCTCCCGTACGAGATCGTGGAGGTGAACCCGGTGATGAGGCAGGAGATCAAGTGGTCGACCTACAGAAAAGTGCCCATCCTGATGGTGGACGGTGACGTG CAACTGAATGACTCATCTGTCATCATCAGCTCCCTCGGGACTTATTTAATCAACAA GGACAAAAGCATGTCTGAGATCATTCGCTGCTACCCCGAGATGAAGTCTGTGAACGACAAAGGGAAGGAGGTGATAGAGCACAACAACAAGTACTGGCTGATGCTCAGCGAGGCTGACACTTTGGCAGTTTACCCCGTGAAGGAAATGCAGAA AGAGGAGATGAAGTGGCGTGCGTGGGCTGACGACTGGCTGGTGCACCTCATATCTCCCAACGTGTACCGAACCACCGGCGAGGCCCTGGCCTCCTTTGACTACATCGTACGTGAGGGAAAGTTTGGAAATTTTGAAGGTTTCTTTGCCAAGTATGTCGGCGCCGCGGCCATGTTCTTCATCTCCAAAAGGTTGAAAAGTCG GCACAACCTGCAGGACGACGTCAGACAAGATCTCTACAAGGCCGTCAACGACTGGGTGGCAGCCATCGGCAAGGAGAGGAAGTTCATGGGGGGAGACCACCCCAACCTGGCGGACCTGGTGAGGGAACACACCTGTGCATCTCTGCAG GCGGTGTTTGGCGTCCTCAGAGTGATGGAGGGCCTGCAGGCGTTTGATGACATGATGGAGAACACCAAAGTCAAACACTGGTACAGACGCATGGAGAGAGCGACGCTCAACCACGAGGGCCGAAAATGA